The window ACTCCGGGGAAACCTCATCCAGCTCCAAACGACGTTGATAGGCTTTTTTTACGACGAGGCCAGCGATCCGGTGGGCAATTCGGAAAGAAGTCCTTTTCTTCCGAACCATGGCGTCGGCCAGCTCCGTGATCGTGATGTAATCTTCCCGGGCCCTTCTCATCAAACGCTCCCGGTTGACTTCCAGCGTGCTTACCACTGCATTCATCAGCTTTAGTACTCGCAGGGCTTTATCGATCGATCGGTACAGGTGAGGCTGAAGGTCATCCTCGGTGTCCACGATGTCGCCAAATGGTGTGTTGTGCACCATCGCAAAGACCGCCTGGGCGTCGGCGATGGCACTGCTGGCGATGGAACGGGAATGCTCCACGGAAACCGGATTTCTCTTTTGCGGCATAATACTGCTGATCTGAACATAGGGGTCGGCCACTTTGACGGCGTCGAACTCCCTGGTGCAGAACAACAGCAGATCCTGTATCCAGCGACCCACGTTCGTCATCAGCACCATCATCGCCGCCGCCACTTCCAACAGATAATCTGCTCCGGCGATGGCGTCGTAGGAGTTTTCCACTATGCCTTCAAACCCCAGGTATTTCCGGACGGAATCCCGGCAGATGTCGAAACCGGATGTCGTAATGGCGGCGGCTCCCATAGGGCTTTGATTCACGGTGTGAAAGGCGGCCCAGACCCTCTTCGTATCCCGCCCCAGTACATCTTGGATCGCCAGGAGGTAATGACCGAGTGTGGTGGGCTGAGCCGGTTGAGTGTGGGTATAGGCGGGCATCACCGTCTCCAAATGCTCTCCGATCACTTCCAACAGGGATTCGCGGAGATCCATCACGACATCTAGGAGTTCCAGCAGCTGCTCGCGCAGGACGAGACGATACATAGTCACCCCCATGTCGTTCCGGCTGCGGGCGATGTGCATGTTCCCCGCCAGGTCCGGTCCCACCTCCTCGGTCAGCCGTGCCTCCATCATGAAAAACAGATCTTCATAGCGCGGATCGTACCGGAGGACAGCGGGATCGAGGGCGGCCACCCTTTCGATAGCATCCAGGATACGAGCAGCCTCCTCCTTCGACAAAATCCCCCGGTCACAGAGCATCAGCACATGAGCCCGGTGCACCTGGAACATAGCGGAAAACAGATAATCCCTCTGATAGTTGAAAACCGGTTTCAACAAACACTCCACATAGGTCTTTCCCGGAAAAGTCGCACCGTCTTTTTTCAACCACTCCTCCCGTTTGCTCATTCAAACATCCCCCTTGAGATTGGATTGAGGTTTGTCATCCATCAGAGAGAATTCTCTGCCTTGACCCCGAAGAAACGATTGGAGATGAACAGGACAACACCGATCAGGATGATTTGGTACATCGCGTATGCCGCCGCCTGCCCTAAGTTGAACATGCGTAGCTGGTTCATGATCTCGATGGAGATAGGACGGTTGTCGATGGTGTAAAGCATTACCGAGGAGACGAATTCTCCCACAGCGGTTACAAAGGCGAGCAGAGTGCCAGCCATGATCCCGGGCAGGATGATGGGTAGAATCACTCTTCTAAAGGTGGTGAACCAACGGGCGCCCAGGTTGCGGGCAGCCTCCTCCAGGGAGTCGTCTAGCTGCTCCAGGGCCGCGTTGGTTGAACGAACCACCAGGGGGATGTGGCGGATGAAATAGGCCAAGGGCAGAATCCAGAAGGTACCCACCAGAACCTTACCGAAGGTGAAGGGGGTGGGCACATTGAATGCAAGGATCATGTTCATCGCCACTACCGTCGCTGGAAGGGCCCAGGGGAGCATCACCATCACGTCCAAGACGTTTTTTCCACGGAATTTCCTCTTTACCAACACATAAGAGGTTAGAATGCCGAAGAGAAAATTTCCCGCCGTCGCCAGCGCCGCCATCCACAGGCTGTTTCGGATCGGCTTCCAGATATGGGGGTCTTTCATCAACAATAGGTAGTTTTCGAGGCTAAACCGCGTAGGGTAGGTCTGATAAGTCCACGAACCTTCGGGGACCAGGGACAAAATCGCCAGCGTGATATGGGGAAGTAGCAGAAACACCACTCCGATCACCCCGACGATGACCAAGGGCCACTTGACCCAAGGATTATTGACTTCCCGACGGTGAGTACTAACTCCCTTCTCCGACACCCGGTAATCCCGCCTTCCCTGATACCACCGCATCACCAGCAAAAAGGATATGGAGATGACGGACAGGATGACCGACTGCGTGGCGGCCATGTCCAGATCGCCGTTGATTTTTGAAAAATAAATCTGCAGGCTAAGAACCCTGAACCCTCCGGCCAACAGAAAAGGAGCAGAAAACGAGGCCATCGACGTCATGAATACCAATAGGGACGCCGCCACCAGCGCAGGAGTCAACAGCGGTAGCGTCACTCGACGGAAGACGGTCCACCGGCCAGCACCGAGATTGGTGGCAGCCTCTTCCAAGGAGGGATTCAAGCCCTTGATGGCCGAGGAGACGGTCATGTAAAAGTAGACGTACATGGTGTAGGCATGAACCAGCAGGATGCCGGCAACCCCGCTCAGCTTGAAGGGGGCTTTGTCCAGGTCGAACCAGTCCTGGATCATCCGTGTCACCAACCCCGACTCTCCGTAGAGGAACATAAAGGACATCACCCCGACCAGAGGGGGCAGCACAATGGGCATGATCGCTGCCGTCGCGAAGAAGCGGCGTCCTGGGAAATCGTAGCGGTTGAAGATGAAAGCAAGTGGCACGCCGATCAAGGCACTCAACAGGACACTCAACAAGGAGATGTAGAGACTGTTCCACAGCGCCTCCAGGTTGGACAGACTCTCCGGGCTGAAGAAACGCTTATAGTTTTCAAGGGTGAACTCCCCCTTCATCCACACGCTCTGAACCAAGGTCCTCAGGCTCGGATATAACACGTAAGAGACCAACACCAGGATGACCGGGATCAGTAGTAACAGGGTGAATCCCTTATCCGATACCACGCGCCGGGATGCGATCGGCTCTGTCGGCCTTTTTGTAGCAGGATTAATCATCAATACTACCCCCTGCGTCTGGAATCAGCCGCAACTGGTCCTCCGGCAACTCGAAGAATCGCCTTTCCCCTTCACGTAGCCTCCCTCGCATGTCCGGCCGGTTTAAGAACAAAGCCTGTAACACCGTTCCGTCCTCCAACTCCACCTTGCAGTAATAGGATGAACCCGTAAACTGGATCAGCTTCACCCACCCTTCCACCCTGTTTGATCCGGGACCTTCGACTAGGCGGACCGCCTCGGGGCGAATCGATAGGAACCAGCCCCCTTCTCCCGTCCAATGGGGAACGTCTTGCTCCCCTTTCTTCACCCGGAATAAGCGGTTCCCGCTCTCCACCGTCACATGATCTGGTTCCGTCTCTTTGATCGTGGCCGGGAGTAGGTTAGTCTCCCCGACAAAGGAAGCGACGAAGGCGTTTTTTGGGTGGTTGTATATCTCCTCCGGTGTCCCCGTCTGCTGGCACTTACCGCGGCTGAAGACGGCGATCCGGTCGCTCATGGATAAGGCCTCCACCTGATCATGAGTGACGTAGATCGTGGTGATTCCCAGGGAGCGCTGTAGAGACAGGATCTCCATCCGCATCTCGTCCCTGAGACGCGCGTCCAGGTTGCTGAGGGGTTCGTCGAGGAGCAGAATACGGGGGCGGATCACCAAGGCGCGGGCAAGAGCGACCCGCTGCTGCTGCCCCCCGCTCAGCTGAGAGATCCTCCTCTCCCCGAATCCCCCCAGTCGCACCTGCTCAAGGGCCTGTTCCACCCGTTCAGTGATCTCCTTTTTCGGGAGTTTACGCACTTCCAGACCAAAGGCCACGTTTTCGGCAACCGTCATGTGTGGAAACAGGGCGTAGTTCTGGAACACCATCCCTGTATCTCGGTAGTGTGGTGGAACGCGAGTTACATCCTGGTCGTCAAAGAGGATACTGCCGGTAGTCGGATAACAAAACCCCGCGATCATTCGCAGCATTGTCGTCTTCCCGCAACCGCTCGGACCCAACAGGGTGAAGAACTCCCCTTCGTTGATGGTCAGGTCCAACTGATTGACCGCCGAAACTTCCCCGAATGTTTTGGAAACCTGCGACAGTTGAACTCGGCTCAATCCGATCACCCCAAAGACATTCGTCTTATTCTTCCGCCTGCTTTTTGCTCTTGATATTCTCGTCCCAGTACTCCATCCACTCTTTCTCTTTTTTACGGATCAGATCCCAATCCAGTTCCATTGGTTTGATCTTCGTTTCCGTGATCCAGGCGGGCAAGTCGTCGATGTCGTTACGGGTGGGGATGCGGTAATACTTTTCGGCGAGGATTTTGGCCGCATCCTTGGAGTTGACGAACTCATAGAATTCTTTGGCCGCTTTGGGGTGTTTCCCACCTTTCACCAGGGCGATCCCATCGGTCAGCACCGGCGTTCCGCTCTCTGGGATGACGTAATCAAACGGGTAGTGCTTCGTCTCCTTTAACATCACGACGTCCGGCATGTCCCACACCGTCATGCTCCCTTCCCCCCGGGCAATCTTGCTGTACATCATCTCCGGGTTGGCGGCGTATTCTTTGGTGTTGGCATCCAGTTTCTTCAACCACTCGTACCCTTCCTTGGGAGCCTTCGACTCCTGGTAGGTTCTGTAGATCATAGAGGAAAAAATGGTGCGCATCGTCCCCGAAGCCAGCGGGTAGCGGATGATGATCTTGTCTTTCCACTTCTTGTCCAAGAGGTCGTCCCAATCCTTCGGCGCTTCCTTCCTGGAAATCTCATTAGTGTTATACATGATTACCTGAGGTGTCTTGAAGGTACCAGTCCAGCTGTAATCCTTCGCATGAAACTCGTCGTCGAGAGCATCGGCGTAGCTAGGCTTGTATTTTTCCAGCAAACCCTCCTCCCTTGCCTGTTCAAACATCACCGACGGTCCCCCCCACCATACGTCCGCCTGGGGATTTCCCTTTTCCGACCGGATCCGGTCCAACACTTCCTGAGAACCCATATCCAGCCACTGCACGTCGGTGTTGGGGTGCTCCTTTTCAAATCGCTTCTCAAAATCTTGCAAGATGTCTTTTCCATGGGGAGAATAGACGACCACCGTCTCCTCCAGCCCGTCCTTGGCGCTTTCCCCTGATGGTGACGAAGCGAGGCAGCCTGTGGCCAGCCCCGTCACCAGAGTCAAACTGAGAATCACTTTCCAACGCATCGGATCTCCCCTCTCAATATGATTTTCCAAAAAACGATCACAGAACCCCCTGAAAAACGGAGTCATGCTCCTTCAACACCAGCGCTCCCCCGCCAACCGCCCCCGCCAAATCCCCAAGTTGGCTGATCCGGATCTCTGGCTGCATTGGGGTCAGCTTGCGAACGGTTCTTTCGATGATAGGCAACAGGATATCCGCCGATCCAAATAGGCCGCCACCCAGGATAACGACTTCGGGGTCAAACAGACTGATCACGTTGGCGATCCCCGCGGCCAGGTGGCGGCTGGCTTCCCCAATCACCTCGGCTGCCTTCGGGTCGCCCTCCCGGAAGGCGTCGAAGATGTCTTTGGCCGTCTGTTTATCCATTGCCGTACCGGTCAGATCCAAGCGGCGATGGTACTCCCTCAAAATGGCCGGTCCTCCGGCTTTACTTTCCAGAAACCCAAACCCGGCGTAGATAGGATCGTTCCATCGCTCTACCGCATCGGCGTCGGTCAACATGTAGCCGATCTCGCCGGAAGCCCAATTGGCACCACGGTACAGTTCCCCGTTCAAGATCAGGCCGCAGCCAATCCCAGTCCCTACCGTCACCATGATTACGTGCCGCTTCTCCCGGCCAGCTCCCAGCCAACATTCGCCCAGGGCGGCCAGATTCACATCATTCTCGACGTAAACCGGAAGCTGAAAATAGTCTTCCATCCTCTCCTTCAATGGGAGGTTCTCCCATTCCAGGCTAGGGGCCGAAATCACCACGCCGTCATGAAACCGGGTGATCCCCGGTGCCCCCACCCCCAAACCGACCACTTTGTCGAGTGGGATGGACAACTCTTCCAAAAATCGGCGGACATCGAGGAAAAAACGCAGTATTTCCAAAGGCTTACGGGTGGGGATCGTCTGTTTTTGGCACACTTCTCCGCCCAAATTGCACAGGGCCATCGTAATGGAACTTCCACCTACATCGATCCCCACCACGTATCCAGCGTGATCATCGATCGCCAATTGAATCGGTTTCCGTCCACCCTGTCCGGAAGAATCACCCACTCCGACCTCTCGAATCACCCCCTCGGCCAATAATTCATCGATGATCTGGGAGACCGTCGTCCGACTGATCGTCGTCTCCCTGGAGATCCCGACGCGAGAAATTTTCCCTTTTGATCGAATAGTCTGCAAAATAATCCGTTTGTTCAGCCGTTTCATCTCATGGGGAGTCCCGCTAACCGTATGATTTCCCATGAAACCCCCCTCACTCTGTTAGGGCTTGTTGACAACGATACCAGGGAGCGAAGCGAACATAGCGAGACTTGTACTCGGTAAGTATGTACTCTCCGATCCGCGGCGACAGCAGAAGTCGATCACCGACCTTGTTATCAAGCCCGATTCCCTTTCCGCGATTTGTTTTAGGATACAAAATCTATTGTTAGTACTATTACCTTCCATGCACATTTGTCAACAGAAACCCGGTTGATTTAGTTTGTAAACCTTTCTTACCAACTTGAGACAAAAGGTGGAATACATATCCGGTTGTCTTTTATTATAACCAAATCCTTCAGGAGTGAAAAGAATGAATTAATATTTTTGTTGAAATATTCTATCTTCATGATTATCATAATTACCAAAGGGTGGAATATATGCCGGAATCCATCTGACAGGAGGATCTGGGAATGCATCCATTAAGGTTCAGAGCCTGGTTTGTGTTTGTGCTGACTTTTGTTCTCTTCGTCAGTCTGCTGGCACCTTCCCTGCCCACCCAGGCGCAGGAAGAACCGGACCGGGAGCTGTGGAAAGCCCTCCTCCCCCTGGATACCGTGGTTAGCTTTATGAACACGGGGGCACATCCTGACGATGAACAGAGTGCCTTGCTGGCTTACCTGTCCCTCGGCAAAGGCGTGCGCACCATCAGTGTGTTGGCCAACCGGGGCGAAGGGGGGCAAAATCAAATTGGCAAGGAACTCGGCAACGCGCTCGGTATCATTCGAAGCCGCGAACTTCAGGAGGCGGCCAAACTGTTAAATGTCCATCTTTTTATGCTCAGCCAAGACTTGAATGACCCCATTTACGATTTTGGCTTCTCAAAATCACCCGAAGAGACACTGAATAAATGGGGTGAAACGTTAACCTATGAACGGCTGATCCGACGGATTCGCGAAGAGCGCCCAGACATCGTAATGCCTTCGTTCCGGGACATCCCGACCGAACACGGACACCATCGCGCCATCTCTGAGCTGACCATTCGTGCCTTTCGAGATGCCGCTGACCCCAACGTTTTTCCGGAGCAAATCCGGCAAGGCTTAAAACCGTGGCAAATCAAAAAAATTTACCTTCCCGGCACAAACGGCCACGAAACGCTGCGCTTTAACATCGGAGGAAAACCAGACCCGATCTACGGTTTGACTTATCCTCAACTGGGAGAAGAATCACGCAAAATGCACAAAAGCCAGGGTATGGGTCGAGACCTACCTGTGGGCGATTTCTTCATTTCATTGGAATTGGTCAATTCTGCCACAGGGTCCAAAGGGAAAGAGTCCTCCCTTTTTGACTCACTTCCCTACGATTTTGCGGATTATGCCAAACAAGTGCCTCAACCGGCTATGAAACAAGCACTCATCCACCTGCAGCAACAATACGAGCGGGCCATCCAGGCCTATCCCAATCGGGCCCATGTGACTCGGGAAGTGCAAAAGGCCTTGCAAATGACACGCCTAGCCATCCACCTTGCCCAAGTCCAACCGCTGAACCAGGAACAAAGAGAGGACCTGCTCTACCGTTTGCAAATCAAAGAACAACAGCTTCAGCACGCCAGTGCCGTCGCCTCGGAAATCCAAATTAACCTGGGCATCGACCGCGATATCTGGACACTTGGCTCCACCTCCCATCTCACGTTAACCATTCACAACAACAGTGATCAGCCTATTACCGGAATCCGGGTGAAACCTGTTTTGCCAGAGGATCACTGGAAGGTGGCAGTCCAGCCGTACATCACTTCCTTGGGGCCCAAGCATCAAAAAACGATCCGCTTAGCCATGTCTGCTCCCGTAGACCATGCTTCCTTCTTCCATCCTTACCATCCTTCCATTGTGCAAATCGATGTCTCCTATCTACTGGAAGGGCAAACGGTTACTCAGCGGATCACACCGGACCCGCTCAAACAAACGGCCGCGCTCTTGCCGGATTGGGGTTTCCTTCTCTCACCCGAGTCAAGCATCATCAATACTGCGAAAGAGCAGGATACCCGAACCATTCACTTGCAAGTAACGAACTATAAAAACGGCCCCAGCCAAGGAACGATTCACGTCAACGTGCCGGAGGGCTGGAAAGCGGAACCGGCTGAATGGGATGTCCATTTTGCTAAGGCGGATGAGCAACAATCTTTTCAGGTGAACATCACTACACCCAAAGGAGTCAAGGAACAAACCTACGACATCACCTTCGAAGCCAATGTTGACGGCCATCGCTTCAACTCCCAAGTGCAGCGTATCTTTTATCCGCACATTGGGACTAGCTACTACGTACGCGATGCCAAACTCACTCTCCATGCGTTTCCTTTGAATTTGCCTACCGGGCTAAAAATCGGATATGTGGAAAGCGGATTTGATGATGTGTCCAATCAGTTGCGTCAAGCGGGACTTAACATCACTTCCTTAACGGAAGATGATTTGAAAAAAAATGACTTAAGCCAATACGACACCATCGTCGTCGGCATTCGGGCTTATCTCTCGCGCCCTGACCTTTTGGCTAACAACCATCGTTTGTTGGATTACGTAGAAAACGGTGGCCATGTAGTCATGCAGTATCACAAACCGGAGGACAACTGGAAGTCTGAACTCGCCCCATACCCGCTCACTCCCGGTGATCCTCCCATCAGTTGGAGGGTCACGGATGAAACTGCCCCCGTCACTTTCTTGCAACCCGAGCATCCGATCATGCAGTGGCCAAACAAAATCACCTCCGCCGACTTTGACGGATGGGTCCAAGAACGGGGGGTCTATTTTCCTTCCAGTTGGGACAAAGAGCATTATCTCCCGCTTTTGTCCATGTCCGATCCAGGGGAAGAGCCTTTCACCAGCGGATTGTTGGTCGCTGATTACGGCAAAGGCACTTACATCTATACCAGCCTAGTCTGGTACCGCCAGATTCAGGCTCAAGTGCCCGGTGGCTACCGCATATTTATCAACCTTGTCAGCTACCCCCACACCCGGTAACCTGAAAAATCACCATTTGGTTTCCACTTCAAGCGACATTAACCGGAAAGCACCCTGACGGGTGCTTTCCGGCTTGCCAAAGCCCTTATGTAAACGGTCTTCGGGAAGGTATACATGCGCCGCTAGAAAAGTGTAGAAAACTGTTCTGCAAATCACCAGGTTGTGACTTGAAGGAGGAAAACACAGTGTTTACAAAATTCCTGGAACAGTACAAAATAGGCGAAACTTGGCTGTCCAAAGGAAGGACAATTACGGAGGCCGATCTCGTGATGTTTTCTGCATTCAGTGGGGACTGGTTTCCCCTTCACACCGACAAGGAGTATGCGTCCAGAACCTTGTTTAAGCAGCGTATCGCTCACGGGATGCTGGTGCTTTCCGCTGCCACGGGTCTTTTTCAATTTGAACCGGGAGTGGTCGTCGCTTTCTATGGAATGGAACATGTTCGCTTTACCAATCCGACCTTCATCGGCGACACGATTCATTCGGAAGTGAAGATTATCGATATTCAGGAGAAAGACAACGGGCGGGGAATTATCACAGCGCTCCAAGAGATTAAAAAACAGACCGGTGAGACAGTGGTGGTTGCCACTATAAAACTGATGGTAAACAAGAGCCCAAATCATTAAGGTCATCATGCGAGGATACACCATGTTTGGGAGGGATATGCATGGATGTCGGGTATATGACAAGACGAATCATGGGAGATCTCAACACGCTAGAACCTTCCAAGTGTGCTGTAAAGTTGGAAAGTGAGTTATCGTGGACGTATGAGGAGTTGCATCGGGTTTCAAATGCCTACGGAAATGTGCTTCGCAACTCGGGAGTGAAAAAAGGGGATCGGGTCGGAATCCTTCTGTATAACTGTCTAGAGTACTTCGCTCTTTACTTCGGGGCTGCAAAAATCGGAGCCATTGCCGTTCGTCTCAATTTTCGGTTGGCCAGTCAAGAGTTTGAATACGCGTTGAACGATTCAGGCTGTAAAATTCTTTGCTTTCATTCCAGTTTAACTGATCGGATCGAGCCAATACGGAATGCTGTTTCTGTTGAGGATTACATCTGTCTTCCATATCAGGGTGAGCCGGTTCCACCTTGGGCCAAACCATGGGACGTATTGACCAACGGAGAAACATCGGAGATCACCAATATAACGCTTGAACCGTCGGATCCGGTGATGTTGATGTATACCTCCGGAACCACGGGACGGCCGAAGGGAGCTTTATGGACACACGCCAATACACTCTGGTTTTCGGCCATGCAGGTGATGAAATGGAATTTGCATGCCGGTACGGTTTGTATGACGACTGGTCCCCTTTATCATGTGGGAGGAATGGAAGATCTGGCACTGCCGGCACTCCTGGTTGGAGGAACAGTTGTGATTACAAAAAGTGGGGGCTTCAGCATCGATCGCGTTGTACGAACAATCGAACAAGAAAATGTCACTGATTGTTTTCTATTTCCCTTTATGATTTATGAGATGTTGAACTCTTCCCGATCCGCAGATTTCAAGCTTTCAAGATTGAAACGAATCTATTCGGGAGGGGATCCCGTCATGCCATGGGCAATCGAACAATTAAACGAACGTTTTCCCCATGTGGGATTGGTTCAGGTCTATGGTTTGACGGAAGGAACCCCGATTGCCGCTGCCCTTGACCCGTCTGACTCCAGGAAGAAAGGCCATACTGTCGGGAAACCGATGCCGTTGACCGAAATCAAAATCGTCGATGACCGCGGACAATCAGTTCCGATAGGAGAAACAGGCGAAATCTGCATCAAGAGTCCGGCTGTCTCACAGGGTTATTGGCAAAAACCTGCGGCAACGGCAGCCACTTTCGTTGACGGTTGGTGTCATACAGGTGATCTTGGGAGGATCGACAAGGATGGATATCTCTCGATTGTCGGCCGCAAAAAGGACATGATCAGAAGCGGTGGAGAGAACATCTATCCGGTTGAAATCGAAGACGTCTTGATTCGCCATCCTGCTGTCAAAGATGTGGCAGTAATCGGAATTCCAGACCCGAAATATATCGAAACCGTTTGTGCGGTGATAGTTCTAAAACAGGAAATGAAAGCAACGGAGGATGATATAATCAGGTTTGCCACTCAACACTTGGCCAGTTACAAAAAGCCCCGGAAAGTGGTGTTTGTGAAAGAAATTCCGCGGACCCCTTCCGGAAAAATTCAAAAATACATTTTGAGGGAGAAATACGGGTCAACGGAAAACGTATGCTAAAGGTGTAAATCAGTCTTGTTACGTTCCTCTTGTTGTGAAGGAAAAGAAAAATCAAAAAACTCTAGTCAATAAAAAAAGGCAGCCCCGTCTCTCAGGCTGCTTTTTCTATAGCCAGAAAAAGGGGAGCACGTATCCCCGCTCAGCCGCATATAAACAGTGCAAGCAGAGAAACGCGTCCCCTTCTCTCATAATCGTTGGGTTCCTATTATGCCCGAGAAACGTACTCGCCGCTCCGGGTATCGATGATCAGCCGGTCGCCCACGTTAACGAACAGCGGTACCTGTACGACCAAGCCCGTTTCCAACGTGGCCGATTTGCTTCCGCCCGTCGCGGTGTCTCCCTTGATGCCCGGTTCGGTATCGGTCACTTCCAACTCCACCGTATTGGGCAGTTGCACACCGATGGTTTCTCCTTGGTAGATCATGATGTTGACGTTCATGTTTTCCTTCAGGAATTTGATCTCCCGCTCCAGGCGTTCGGCCGGCAGGCTGATTTGCTCGTAGGTTTCATTGTCCATAAACGTGTACTCACCGCCGCTTTCATACAGGTACTGCATTTGGCGGGTTTCCACGTGTGCACGCGGCACTTTTTCCCCGGCGCGGAATGTCCGCTCCTGAATGTTGCCGTTGCGCAGGTTGCGCAGTTTGGAACGGACGAACGCCGCCCCTTTCCCCGGTTTGACGTGTTGGAATTCCAGTACTTGCCACACGTCACCGTCCAGCTCGATGGTCAATCCCGTACGAAAATCGTTCACCGAAATCATGCATGTCTCCTCCAAACTCGATAAGATAAAGCCGACCGTCTATTCGATCACGATCAGGTCTTTGGGGCTGTGCGTCAGCACTTCCTTGCCCTGCTCGGTCACGACCACGTCGTCCTCAAT of the Polycladomyces subterraneus genome contains:
- a CDS encoding class I adenylate-forming enzyme family protein — encoded protein: MDVGYMTRRIMGDLNTLEPSKCAVKLESELSWTYEELHRVSNAYGNVLRNSGVKKGDRVGILLYNCLEYFALYFGAAKIGAIAVRLNFRLASQEFEYALNDSGCKILCFHSSLTDRIEPIRNAVSVEDYICLPYQGEPVPPWAKPWDVLTNGETSEITNITLEPSDPVMLMYTSGTTGRPKGALWTHANTLWFSAMQVMKWNLHAGTVCMTTGPLYHVGGMEDLALPALLVGGTVVITKSGGFSIDRVVRTIEQENVTDCFLFPFMIYEMLNSSRSADFKLSRLKRIYSGGDPVMPWAIEQLNERFPHVGLVQVYGLTEGTPIAAALDPSDSRKKGHTVGKPMPLTEIKIVDDRGQSVPIGETGEICIKSPAVSQGYWQKPAATAATFVDGWCHTGDLGRIDKDGYLSIVGRKKDMIRSGGENIYPVEIEDVLIRHPAVKDVAVIGIPDPKYIETVCAVIVLKQEMKATEDDIIRFATQHLASYKKPRKVVFVKEIPRTPSGKIQKYILREKYGSTENVC
- the efp gene encoding elongation factor P, producing MISVNDFRTGLTIELDGDVWQVLEFQHVKPGKGAAFVRSKLRNLRNGNIQERTFRAGEKVPRAHVETRQMQYLYESGGEYTFMDNETYEQISLPAERLEREIKFLKENMNVNIMIYQGETIGVQLPNTVELEVTDTEPGIKGDTATGGSKSATLETGLVVQVPLFVNVGDRLIIDTRSGEYVSRA